The sequence aaataaggtaatagcgaaagtttggacgaagtgtttcgatggaaagagttggatttagagcattagattttacagagaggtagtagaaggactgcagatacttatacaccaataacattttatttgagattttatactgtaggcataaatttagctgtagctcaatactaaattctgctccaatagtctggttttcccagagcctgtcacagtAATAGTTAAGagttatagtcagcatgcatatgcatggcTTCAATATACTGTCTCATCGTGTCAACAACGAaagtgtgtacacaaattgTGTCAACATCGAATTTTATTACCTAATATGGGATTATTATACTACTGGGAAAGcaagaataataatataatatgtAGCTAGAGATTAACGATAATTTCAGTGTCAAAAAAGATCCGTTTATTTGCAGGAAAATACCAAGAGATGGCAGCACTTAACCCCAATAACCAGCACaaagctgacaagagaatAATAGGATTCGATTGTGAGTTTGTGAAGCCACCACCTTCGGAATACATCCAGTCACAGTGCCCAATTTGTCTCCAGATCATTCGAGAGCCGTACCTGGTCACATGCTGTGGAAAGAAGTTTTGCAAAGCTTGTATTGAGCACATCAAAGCTTTTAAAAAGCCGTGCCCAACTTGCAACGGGGAATTTTCAAGTTTTTCTGACAAGGCTTTGAAACAATCTCTCTACAGTTTGAAAGTTCGATGTAGCCATCAGAAAGACGGGTGTGAGTGGACGGGGGAACTGAGACAGCTTGACAAACACCTCAACACAGATCCACAGCCAGAGAAACAGTTTGAAGGTTGTCAGTTTGTTGAGATTAATTGCATTTGTAATTGCGGGGACCAACTGCAACGAAGGTACATTCTAAACCACCAAATTAAGGATTGCCCCAAACGATCATTCAGTTGTGAGCACTGCCATGATTACAAGTCTACctatgatgatgtcaccaacaaccactggcctgtgtgtgggtcctTCTCTGTCCCCTGCCCTAACCAGTGTGGTTCACCTATCCAACATCAGAATATAGACAGCCATATTGCCGATGAGTGCTCCCTGACCACATCAACTGTGACTTCCACCACATAGGCTGTGCTGTGAAACTCCCTCGACAAGACATGCCAAAACACCTGAGAGAGAACCTATTCACGCACATCTCTCTATTGGCCACCAGTCATGCCAAGCAACAAGACGAAACAACAAAATTGATTGTTGAAAATAGAATATTACAACTAGACAATGATAACCAAAAAAGATATTTTAAGATGAGCTTAATTGCACTACAAACCAAAGTTACCAGGCTAGATAAATTATTGACTACTAGCACAGCCAAGCAACAAGCTGACATTGCTACTTTAGTAGAAGAGAATAAACAGCTAAGGATGAAAATCACTGAATTGGCGCCATTGCAACAAATGCTTATCGTGAACTCCAAATCTCTTGGTGCCCCTGTCCTTACAATAACCGATTTCCAACAGCACAAGAGAGATAACGATGAATGGCTATCCCCTCCAGTCTACACCCACCATCAGGGCTACAAGATCTGTCTCAGTTTGCATGCTAACGGTGATGCCACTGCTAAAGGAACACACgtctctgtgtatgtgtgcttGATGAGAGGAGAGTTTGACGATTCTTTGAAATGGCCGTTTCGTGGTGTGATTTCAGTGCGACTGCTGGACCAGATCAATGGCAAGGATAATAAAACATACACACTCCCCTATGATGACAAAACACCTAACGACTGCTGTGCCAGAGTGACAGAGGGAGAGAGATCATTGGCATGGGGAATATCATATTTCAATACTCACACTAAACTGGAGCCCAAGTATTTACGAAACGACACTCTCCTCTTCCAAATACACAAAGTAGAACTGAAGTAGTTTGTAGAAGatttataactatataattacacaagcatataattattataccatgcaGTGATACAAATTATCTATatgcaattataattatgactgtaataattaatttgaAGATGACTATTCATTATTGTTTGACTTTAAATTGGCCCATGCATGGTCAATCGAAAGCATGGCTTCGATAACATTTTGCGAccatcttataattatagcataccTCACCAGTCCTGTGTCTTGCTTGCACGTTGCTATGGCAGCAGTTGTAATAGCTCTATCCTATAGTGAGTAGCTCTGGTGTGAGGTGCTCCAGAGTGTCCGGAGGGAGGGAACCATCACCAGAGAGAGACACTTATCATCCTCTTCATGCACCACCTCACTGGACTcaggctgtgtggggggggggggggattgagTGAAGGGAGCTATATATAGGCAGTAGGTGTGTGATGGTATATGTAGTGCCAAGTTAGCAGTACAGTATGTGTTTGTGGCTATATAGGTCCTGCAAGAATGGGGGGAGAATGCTCACTTTGTCTGCTAGTTTTTAAGACACCTTCCTCCCTACTCCTCACGGATTACCAAAATAGCCAGCAAGCTAGGTCTCAGTGGCTGACATCTCCATGGAGGAGTTGTGGAGGAGGAAGATACTCAGCATCATTCTGGTTTTCTAGCTCTGGTGAGTGCATGGAGCTCCATGCAACACTGCAGTCTAACACCATTCCTTTATAGATCTGgatgtcacatgactgagTGGGTAAACAACATCACTATTCTCCCTCAGCCATTGTCGCCAGGTCTTGTCTCTAAGTTGCTCGATGCATGGaggacactgtgtgtgtgtgtgcgtgtgtgtgtgtgtgtgtgtgggggggggggggttagtgtgtgtgtgtgagtgtgggggagggattagtgtgtgtgtgtgggggagggattagtgtgtgtgtgtgggggagggattagtgtgtgtgtgtggttgtgtgaATTATAATGGTATAACGTATGTCCCATGGTGTCAACTTGATAATGTTGATACTGTGCCTAATATGGTGAGAAAGCGTGAATAACAAGTAACTGACAATATTCATTTTAGAGGAGGTGACACACCCTGTTTAGTTACATGAAATCAAGAAATGGTAGcactgaccccccccccccccaacaacCAGCAACAAGCTGACAAGAGAATAATAGGATTTGATTGTGAGTTTGTAGTTTGAAAGAATCGATGTACAGTTTGAAAGTTCACTGTAGCCATCAGAAAGACGGGTGTGAGTGGACGGGGGAACTGAGACAGCTTGATGAGCACCTCAACACAGATCCAGAGCCAGAGAAACAACTCGATGGATGTCAGTTTGTCGAGATCGATTGCATCTATAATTGCGGGAACCATCAGCAACAAAGGTACATTCAAAAACATCAAATTAAGGATTGCCCCAAACGTCCATTCGGTTGTGAGCATTGCCATGATTACAAGTCCACTTTTGATGATGTCACCAACAACCAttggcctgtgtgtgggtcctTCCATGTCCCCTGCCCTAACCAGTGTGGTTCAACTATCCAATGTCAGAATATAAACAGCCATGTTGCCGATGAGTGCCCCCTAGGCCTGACCACCATCAACTGTGACTTTCACAACGTGGGCTGTGCTGTAAAACTCCCTCGACAAAACATGCCAGAACACCTGAGAGAAAACCTACTCACACACATCTCTCTATTAGCCACCAGCCATGCCAAGCAACAAGACAAAATAATCAGACTGGAAGCTGAGAACAATACTTTTAAGAGCAAACAAGAACACTTAGAACAGAATTACCAATCTCTGAAAGCTGAAAATAGAATACATAAAACTGAATTGGAACCAGTGCAACAACTACTCAAGACTGCACCTCCCATTGTGAACTCTAGACCTCTTGGTCCACTGGAGCCCCCTGTCCTTACAATGACCACCTTTCAACAGCGCAGGAGAGATTACGATCAATGGTACTCCCCTCCAGTCTACACCCACTATCAGGGCTACAAGATCTGTCTCAGAGTGGACGCTAACGGCTCAAACTTTGGTAAAGGAACACACGTCTCTGTGTACGTGTTCTTCATGAGAGGAGAGTTTGACGATTCTCTGAAATGGCCGTTTCGTGGTGCGATTTCAGTGCAACTACTGGACCAGGTGAACGGCAAGGATCATGAAACATACACAACACCTAATGGGAGCTGTGCCAGAATGACAGAGGGAGAGAGATCAACAGGGGCATGGGAATATTCAAGGTTCATTGCTCACACTAAACTGGAGCCCAAGTATTTACGAAACGATACCCTTCTCTTCCAAATAAACAAAGTAGAACTGAAGTAGGTTGCTTTAagagtgataattatagacacaaacaaacagtcctataattataattattgtgcaaggcatttaattattatatgtgaACTGGGTTTTAATGTTTTAATTTTTATATTATAGGACACTCTTCACCCTAGCTTTATAGCTATTTGTTGTATCCTTGCATTAATTGCTAAAcctaaaaaaaattaataaaaaaaactgattgcagcaataattattatgcatgttcattaatttttctTGGTGATATCTGTGGGGTGGATGGCAATCCCCGCTATAAACCGTATAGGAGGtaatttcgagggtatatTTTTCGCGGATTGGTCATCTTTGTGAATTTCGTGACAATAATTTTTAAGGACAGCAGTTTTTTGTGGACTTCTATATTGAAAAGGAATTTTCGCAGATTGGTGAAACTTGTGAAACTAGCTATTAGCcttcgaaaattacccgctatacggtattcataCCCATACCATATACAAATCCCCTCTAATATACCCATGCAACTCATGTGGTTCCATTTTCTGTGCTCCTACAGTTGACGGGGACAGCACAAGACTGGACCAGATGAATCAGACACTCGTGATTGCCCTACAGCAATGCATGAACACATGTAACACTCAAGCACATCAAGACTGGTTACCTTGGTGATGGTCTGTAGCAACCAGAGGAAGTCATTAATACGGTGTTGATAAAACGTAAGGTCCAGTCCTGCGCTTGGGCATCAGATATGGCCAAACGAGAGCAGCTTCATCACCAGCAAACACATTGTTCCTTGGTTTCACACAGCCTTCaagttcctataattatatacaagtgaATTCACATGAAGAGCGATGTAGTCAGCAAGGCTTTCTCATCGTGTCAACAACGAAAGTGTGTATACAATTATGTCAACAATGAAAAGAACACATTAAACGACTTTGTTACCTAATATGGGATTAAAGCTGTAgagcatgtatatacgtactaCTGAGAAAATAAAGATACGAGAAGGTTTTTAATCTCTGATTAAAAGAGATGACACAGTGACAACACAGTGACACCCGTTTACTTACAAGACAAGATAAGACAATCAAGAGATGGCAGCACTGAACCCCAACAACCAGCAACAAGCTGACAAGAGAATAATAGGATTCGATTGTGAGTTTGTGAAGCCACCACCTTCGGAATACATCCAGTCACAGTGCCCAATTTGTCTCCAGATAATTCGAGAGCCGTACCTAGTCACATGCTGTGGAAAGAAGTTTTGCAAAGCTTGTATTGAGCACATCAAAGCCATTAAAAAGCCATGCCCAACTTGCAACGGGGAATTTTCAAGTTTTTCTGACAAGGCTTTGAAACAATCTCTCTACAGTTTGAAAGTTCGATGTAGCCATCAGAAAGACGGGTGTGAGTGGACGGGGGAACTGAGACAGCTTGACAAACACCTCAACACAGATCCACAGCCAGAGAAACAGTTTGAAGGTTGTAACTTGGTAGAAATCGATTGCACGTATAATTGTGGGGACCAATGCCAGCGAAAGTACATGGTAATCCACCACAAAAACGAATGCCTCAAACGTGCATTCAGTTGTGAGTACTGCCATAATTACAAGTCTACctatgatgatgtcaccaacaaccattggcctgtgtgtgggtcccTCCCTGTCCCCTGCCCTAACCAGTGTGATTCAACTATCCAACATCAGAATATAGACAGCCATATTGCCGATGAGTGCTCCCTGACCACCATCAACTGTGACTTCCACCACGTAGGCTGTGCTGTGAAACTCCCTCGACAAGACATGCCAGAACACCTGAGAGAGAACCTACTCACACACATCTCTCTATTGGCCACCAGTCATGCCAAGCAACAAGACGAAACAACAAAATTGATTGTTGAAAATAGAATATTACAACTAGACAATGATAACCAAGAAAGATATTTTAAGATGAGCTTAATTGCACTACAAACCAAAGTTACCAGGCTAGATAAATTGTTGACTACTAGCACAGCCAAGCAACAAGCTGACATTGCTACTTTAGTAGAAGAGAATAAACAGCTAAGGATGAATCGCTGAATTGGCGCCATTGCAACAAATGCTTATCGTGAACTCCAAATCTCTTGGTGCCCCTGTCCTTACAATGACCGATTTCCAACAGCACAAGAGAGATAACGATGAATGGTTATCCCCTCCAGTCTACACCCACCATCAGGGCTACAAGATCTGTCTCAGTGTGCATGCTAACGGTGATGCCACTGCTAAAGGAACACACgtctctgtgtatgtgtgcttGATGAGAGGAGAGTTTGACGATTCTTTGAAATGGCCGTTTCGTGGTGTGATTTCAGTGCGACTGCTGGACCAGATCAACGGTAATGATAATAAAACATACACACTCCCCTATGATGACAAAACATCTAACGAGTGCTGTGCCAGAGTGACAAAGGGAGAGATAACATGGGGGAGGGGAATAACATATTTCAATGCTCTCACTAAACTGGAGCCCAAGTATTTACGAAACGACACCCTCCTCTTCCAAATACACAAAGTAGAATTGAAGTAGTTTGTAGAAGatttataactatataattacacaagcatataattattatataccatGCAGTGATACATTTCTAGACTATatgcaattataattatgactgattTGAAGATGACTATTCATTATTGTTTGATTTTGATAACTACAAATATAACTATAAACTGGCCCATGGTCAATCGAAAGCATGGCTTCGATAAAATGTTGCGAccatcttataattatagcataccTCACCAGTCCTGTGTCTTGCTTGCATGTTGCTATGGCAGCAGTTGTAAGATTTAGATCTATCCTATAGTAAGTAGTTCTGGTGTGAGGTGCTCCAGAGTGTCCGGAGGGAGGGAGCCATCACCAGAGAGAGATACTATCATCCTCTTCACCACCTCACTGGACTCaggctgtgggggggggggatcaaATGAAGGGAGCTAAATATAGGCAGTATAGGTGCATGTGTGATGGTAGTCTATATGTAGTGTAAAGCAGTACAGTATGTGTTTGTGGCTATAGGGCCTGCAAGAATGGGGGGAGGGTGCTCACTTTGTCTGCTAGTTTTGAAGACATCTTCCTCCCCAGTACGACCTACTCCTCACGGATTACCAAAATGGCCAGCAAAATCTCAGTGGCTGACATCTGGAGGAGTTAATTGTGGAGGAGGAAGATACTCGGCATCATTCTGGTCTTCTAGCTCTGGTGAGTGCATGGAGCTCCAACACTGCAGTCTAACACCATTcctttatagatctacatgtcacatgactgagTGGGTAAGCAACATCACTATCCTCCCTCAGCCATTGTCGCCAGGTCTTGTATCTAAGTAGCTCGATACATAGagaacactgtgtgtgtgtgtgtgtgtgtgtgtggggggtggtggtgtgcgtgtgaattattataatgtatgtcCCATTGTGTCAACAAACGGACTGCAGAAGCCACCTGAATGTTGATAATGTTGATACTGtgcctaataattatggtgagaaAGCATGTATAACAAGAAACTCATTTTAGAGGAGGTGACACACCCTATTTGAAAAAAAAATCAAGAGATGGCAGCACTGAACCCCAACAACCAGCAACAAGCTGACAAGAGAATAATAGGATTCGAATGTGAGTTTGTGAAACCACCACCTTCGGAATACATCCAGTCACAGTGCCCAATTTGTCTCCAGATCATTCGAGAGCCCCACCAGGTCACATACTGTGGAAAGAAGTTTTGTAAAGTTTGTATTGAACACATCAAAAGCCATTAAAAAGCCGTGCCCAACTTGCAATGAACAGGAGTTTTCAAATTTCCCAGACAAAGGTTTGACAATCGCTCTACAGTTTGAAAGTTCGCTGTAGCCACCAGAAATACGGGTGTGAGTGGACGGGGAACTGAGACAGCTTGACAAACACCTCAACACAGATACAGAGCCAGAGAAACAACTCGATGGATGTCAGTTTGTCGAGATTGATTGCATCTATAATTGCGGGAATCATCAGCAGCGAAGGTACATTCAAAAACATCAAATTAAGGATTGCCCCAAACGTCCATTCGGTTGTGAGCATTACCATGATTACAAGTCCATGATTACAAGTCCAGTTTTGATGATGTCACCAACAACCAttggcctgtgtgtgggtcctTCCCTGTCCCCTGCCCTAACCAGTGTGGTTCAACTATCCAATGTCAGAATATAGACAGCCATGTTGCCGATGAGTGCCCCCTGACCACCATCAACTGTGACTTTCACCACGTGGGCTGTGCTGTAAAACTCCCTCGACAAAACATGCCAGAACACCTGAGAGAGAACATACTCACACACATCTCTCTATTAGCCACCAGCCATGCCAAGCAACAAGACAAAATAATCAGACTGGAAGCTGAGAACAATACTTTCAAGAACAAACAAGAACACTTAGAACAGAATTACCAATCTCTGAAAGCTGAAAATAGAATACTTAAAACTGAATTGGAGCCAATGCAACAACTACTCAAAACAGCACCTCCCATCGTGAACTCTAGCCCTCTTGGTCCACTGGAGCCCCCTGTCCTTACAATGATCAACTTCCAACAGTGCAGGAAAGATTACGATCAATGGTACTCCCCTCCAGTCTACAGCCACTATCAGGGCTACAAGATCTGTCTCAAAGTGGACGCTAACGGCTCAAACTTTGGTAAAGGGACACACGTCTCTGTGTACGTGTTCTTCATGAGAGGAGAGTTTGACGATTCTCTGAAATGGCCGTTTCGCGGTGCGATTTCAGTGCAACTACTGGAACAGGTGAACGGCATGGATCATGAAACATACACGACACCTATAATGGGAGCTGTGCCAGAGTGACAGAGGGAGAGAGATCAACAGGGGCGTGGGAATATTCAAGGTTCATTGCTCACACTAAACTGGAGCCCAAGTATTTACGAAACGACACCCTTCTCTTCCAAATAAACAAAGTAGAACTGAAGTAGGTTGCTTTAagagtgataattatagacacaaacaaacagtcctataattataattattgtgcgaGGCATTTAATTGAACTGGGTTTTAATGTTTTAATTTTATATTATAGGACACTCTTCACCCTAGCTTTATAGCTATTTGTTGTATCCTTGCATTAATTGCTAAAcctaaaaaaaattaataagaaAAACTGAttgcagcaataattattatgcatgttcattaatttttttaaaaCCTTGGTGATATCTGTGGGGTGGATGGCAATCCCCGCTATaaaccgtatagcaggtaatttcgagggtatatTTTTCGCGGATTGGTCATCTTTGTGAATTTCGTGACAATAATTTTTAAGGACAGCAGTTTTTTTGTACTTGTATATTGAAAAGGAATTTTTGCTGATTGATGAAACTCGTGAAACTATTAGataattacccgctatacagtttCATACCCATACCATATATAAATCCCCTCTAATATACCCATGCAACTCACGTAGTTCCATTCTCTGTGCTCCTACAGTTGACGGGGACAGCACAAGACTGGACCAGATGAGTCAGACACTCGTGATTGCCCTACAGCAATTATGAACACATGTAACACTCAAGCACATCAAAGGAACGACTGGTTACCTTGGTGATGGTCTGTAGCAACCAGAGGAAGTCATTAATACGGTGTTGATAAAACGTAAGGTCCAGTCCTGCGCTTGGGCATCAGATATGGCCAAACGAGAGCAGCTTCATCACCAGCAAACACATTGTTCCTTGGTTTCACACAGCCTTCaagttcctataattatatacaagtgaATTCACATGAAAATAGTTAAGAGCGATATAGTCAGCATGGCTTTCGAATCGTGTCAACAACGAAAGTGTGTATACAATTATGTCAACAATGAAAAAGAACACATTAAACGACTTTGTTACCTAATATGGGATTAAAGCTGTAgagcatgtatatacgtactaCTGAGAAAATAAAGATACGAGAAGGATTTTAATCTCTGATCAAAAGAGATGACACAGTGACAACACAGTGACACCCGTTTACTTACAAGACAAGATAAGACAATCAAGAGATGGCAGCACTGAACCCCAACAACCAGCAACAAGCTGACAAGAGAATAATAGGATTCGATTGTGAGTTTGTGAAGCCACCACCTTCGGAATACATCCAGTCACAGTGCCCAATTTGTCTCCAGATCATTCGAGAGCCGTACCTGGTCACATGCTGTGGAAAGAAGTTTTGCAAAGCTTGTATTGAGCACATCAAAGCCATTAAAAAGCCGTGCCCAACTTGCAACGGGGAATTTTCAAGTTTTTCTGACAAGGCTTTGAAACAATCTCTCTACAGTTTGAAAGTTCGATGTAGCCATCAGAAAAACGGGTGTGAGTGGATGGGGGAACTGAGACAGCTTGACAAACACCTCAACACAGATCCACAGCCAGAGAAACAGTTTGAAGGTTGTAACTTGGTAGAAATCGATTGCACGTATAATTGTGGGGAGCAATGCCAGCGAAAGTACATGGTAATCCACCACAAAAACGAATGCCCCAAACGTGCATTCAGTTGTGAGTACTGCCATGATTACAAGTCTACctatgatgatgtcaccaacaaccactggcctgtgtgtgggtcccTCCCTGTCCCCTGCCCTAACCAGTGTGGTTCACCTATCCAACATCAGAATATAGACAGCCATATTGCTGATGAGTGCTCCCTGACCACCATCAACTGTGACTTCCACCACATAGGCTGTGCTGTGAAACTCGCTCGACAAGACATGCCAGAACACCTGAGAGAGAACCTACTCACACACATCTCTCTATTAGCCACCAGTCATGCTAAGCAACAAGACGAAACAACAAAATTGATTGTTGAAAATAGAATATTACAACTAGACAATGATAACCAAAAAAGATATTTTAAGATGAGCTTAACTGCACTACAAACCAAAGTTACCAGGCTAGATAAATTGTTGACTTCTAGCACAGCCAAGCAACAAGCTGACATTGCTACTTTAGTAGAAGAAAATAAACAGCTAAGGATGAAAATCGCTGAATTGGCGCCATTGCAACAAATGCTTATCGTGAACTCCAAATCTCTTGGTGCCCCTGTCCTTACAATGACCAACTTCCAACAGCACAAGAGAGATGATAAGTTTTGGCGCTCCCCTCCAGTCTACACCCACCATCAGGGCTACAAGATCTGCCTGGGTGTGCATGCTAACGGTGATGCCACTGTTAAAGGAACACACGTCTCTGTGTTTGTATGCTTCATGAGAGGAGAGTTTGACGATTCTTTGAAATGGCCGTTTCGTGGTATGATTTCAGTGCAACTACTGGACCAGATCAAAGGCAAGGATAATAAAACATACACACTCCCCTATGATGACAAAGTACCTAACGACTGCTGTGCCAGAGCgacagagggagagaggggagTGGCGTTGGGATCTGTAAAGTTCATTGCTCACACTGAACTGGAGCCCAAGTATTTACGAAACGACACCCTCTTCTTCCAAATACACAAAGTAGAACTGAAGTAGTTTGTAGAAGATTTATCCTATATAATTACacaagcatataattattacaccatGCAGTGATACGTTTCTAGACaaattatctataattatgcaattataattacgactgtaataattaatttgaAGATGATTATTGTTTGACTTTTGATAATTACAAATTGGCCCATGGTTAATCGAAAGCATGGCTTCGATAAAATTTTGCGAccatcttataattatagcataccTCACCAGTCCTGTGTCTCGCTTGCATGTTGCTATGGCAGCAGTGGTAAGATTTAGCTCTATCCTATAGTGAGTAGTTCTGGTGTGAGGTGCTCCAGAGTGTCCGGAGGGAGGGAACCATCACCAGAGAGAGACACTATCATCCTCTTCACCACCTCACTGGActcaggctgtgtgtgtgggggggggggggagctacatgtatataggcagTATAGGTGTGTGGTGGTATATGTATATGTAGTGTCACATTGTATGTGTTTTTGTGGCTGTAgggcctgcatgcatgcaagaatGCATGGGGGGAGAATGCTCATTGACTTTGTTTGCTAGTTTTGGAGACACCTTTCTCTGCTCCTCACGGATTACCAACATGGCCAGCAAGGTCTCAGTGGCTGACATCTGGAGGAGTTGTGGAGGAGGAAGATACTCTGGTCTTCTATAGCTCTGATGAGTGGAGCTGCAACACTGCAGTCTAAAACCATtccttataatattatacctacatgtcacatgactgagTGGGTAAACAACATCATGCACTATCCCCCAGCTACTGTCGCCAGGTCTTGTCTCTAATGCATGGAggacacagtgtgtgtgtgtgtgtgtgtgtgtgtgtgtgtgtgtgtgtgtgtgtgtgtgtgtgtgtgtgtgtgtgtgtgtgtgtgtgtgtgtgtgtgtgtgtgtgtgtgtgtggggggggggttagtgtgtgtgtgtgtgtgtgaattatAATGGTTATAATGTATGCCCTATGGTGTCAACAAACGGACTGAATGTTGATAATGTTGATACTGtgcctaataattatggtgagaaAGCATGTATAACAAGTAACTGACAATATTCATTATCAGAGCTAGGAGGTGACACACCCTGTTTAGTTACATGAAGA comes from Halichondria panicea chromosome 3, odHalPani1.1, whole genome shotgun sequence and encodes:
- the LOC135333154 gene encoding TNF receptor-associated factor 5-like, encoding MLIVNSKSLGAPVLTMTDFQQHKRDNDEWLSPPVYTHHQGYKICLSVHANGDATAKGTHVSVYVCLMRGEFDDSLKWPFRGVISVRLLDQINGNDNKTYTLPYDDKTSNECCARVTKGEITWGRGITYFNALTKLEPKYLRNDTLLFQIHKVELK
- the LOC135334043 gene encoding TNF receptor-associated factor 6-like, giving the protein MAALNPNNQQQADKRIIGFDCEFVKPPPSEYIQSQCPICLQIIREPYLVTCCGKKFCKACIEHIKAIKKPCPTCNGEFSSFSDKALKQSLYSLKVRCSHQKNGCEWMGELRQLDKHLNTDPQPEKQFEGCNLVEIDCTYNCGEQCQRKYMVIHHKNECPKRAFSCEYCHDYKSTYDDVTNNHWPVCGSLPVPCPNQCGSPIQHQNIDSHIADECSLTTINCDFHHIGCAVKLARQDMPEHLRENLLTHISLLATSHAKQQDETTKLIVENRILQLDNDNQKRYFKMSLTALQTKVTRLDKLLTSSTAKQQADIATLVEENKQLRMKIAELAPLQQMLIVNSKSLGAPVLTMTNFQQHKRDDKFWRSPPVYTHHQGYKICLGVHANGDATVKGTHVSVFVCFMRGEFDDSLKWPFRGMISVQLLDQIKGKDNKTYTLPYDDKVPNDCCARATEGERGVALGSVKFIAHTELEPKYLRNDTLFFQIHKVELK
- the LOC135333155 gene encoding TNF receptor-associated factor 5-like, whose product is MAALNPNNQQQADKRIIGFEFHDYKSSFDDVTNNHWPVCGSFPVPCPNQCGSTIQCQNIDSHVADECPLTTINCDFHHVGCAVKLPRQNMPEHLRENILTHISLLATSHAKQQDKIIRLEAENNTFKNKQEHLEQNYQSLKAENRILKTELEPMQQLLKTAPPIVNSSPLGPLEPPVLTMINFQQCRKDYDQWYSPPVYSHYQGYKICLKVDANGSNFGKGTHVSVYVFFMRGEFDDSLKWPFRGAISVQLLEQVNGMDHETYTTPIMGAVPE
- the LOC135334048 gene encoding TNF receptor-associated factor 4-like, producing MAALNPNNQQQADKRIIGFDCEFVKPPPSEYIQSQCPICLQIIREPYLVTCCGKKFCKACIEHIKAIKKPCPTCNGEFSSFSDKALKQSLYSLKVRCSHQKDGCEWTGELRQLDKHLNTDPQPEKQFEGCNLVEIDCTYNCGDQCQRKYMVIHHKNECLKRAFSCEYCHNYKSTYDDVTNNHWPVCGSLPVPCPNQCDSTIQHQNIDSHIADECSLTTINCDFHHVGCAVKLPRQDMPEHLRENLLTHISLLATSHAKQQDETTKLIVENRILQLDNDNQERYFKMSLIALQTKVTRLDKLLTTSTAKQQADIATLVEENKQLRMNR
- the LOC135334052 gene encoding uncharacterized protein LOC135334052 gives rise to the protein MRRTGPCIYQHHKNDFLWLLPTITKGNHKCLTHLVQSCAVPVNCRSTENGTTLQCCSSTHQSYRRPEYLPPPQLLQMSATETLLAMLVIREEQRKVSPKLANKPESSEVVKRMIVSLSGDGSLPPDTLEHLTPELLTIG
- the LOC135334046 gene encoding TNF receptor-associated factor 4-like, encoding MYSLKVHCSHQKDGCEWTGELRQLDEHLNTDPEPEKQLDGCQFVEIDCIYNCGNHQQQRYIQKHQIKDCPKRPFGCEHCHDYKSTFDDVTNNHWPVCGSFHVPCPNQCGSTIQCQNINSHVADECPLGLTTINCDFHNVGCAVKLPRQNMPEHLRENLLTHISLLATSHAKQQDKIIRLEAENNTFKSKQEHLEQNYQSLKAENRIHKTELEPVQQLLKTAPPIVNSRPLGPLEPPVLTMTTFQQRRRDYDQWYSPPVYTHYQGYKICLRVDANGSNFGKGTHVSVYVFFMRGEFDDSLKWPFRGAISVQLLDQVNGKDHETYTTPNGSCARMTEGERSTGAWEYSRFIAHTKLEPKYLRNDTLLFQINKVELN